AGACGAGGTTTGCGTTACGAGGAAGCCAGCCGAATTCCTGAAAATTGCCAGCGGGTCTCGGGCGGGAAGAAATTTCGATAGCTGGAGCGAATATGTCCCGCTGGAGTAACGCACGACCCTCCGCGCAGCACCATTTGCCCGCTCATGAACTTGCCGTTGTACTCACCCAGCGAGCCCTCCAGAGGTGCAAACCCCGGATAACCCAGGTAGGCGCTCGCCGTCCACTCCCAACAATCACCCCAAAGCTGTTGCGGAAAGCTCTGCGGCAAGTCATCGAAACCAGCACCGGCTGCAGCCGGACCCAATCGGCCGCTTTCCAGCAGATTTCCCCTGTCGGGGATGACTGGCACATTCTCCGCCACAGACTCCCATTCCTCCTCGGTGGCCAGTCGCTTACCGCTCCAGCGTGCGTAAGCGTCTGCTTCGAAATAGCTTACGTGCGCTACAGGAGTGTTCGCGAGCCGGTGCAATCTCTGGTTGCCGCGCAATGTCCCAATGCTCCATTCGCCGTCCGATTTGCGCCAGTAAAGCGGGGCCTGCCAACTACACTCCTGTACCGCATCCCAGCCGGCGGAGAGCCAGAGCTCCGGCCGCTCATATCCCCGGTCTTCAATAAACTCCGCAAACTCGCCGCAGGTAATCAGCCGCGAAGCCAATTGAAACGGCTCCAGCCATACCCGATGCCGCGGCCGCTCGTTGTCGAAGCCAAAGCCACTGTTCTCACGCTGCCCAACTTCGACCAGACCGCCGTCATAACTGAGGAATTCCAGCGGAACCGTCGTCCCATTCCGGTCTTCTTCTTCCAGATCCTCATCCAGATAGGCCGGCTGCAGGGGATTGGTATAAAGGGCGTGCTTGATGTCGGTGAGCAACAGCTCCTGGTGCTGCTCCTCGTGGTTCAGGCCCAGTTCAATGCGCCGCAAAGCCTCCTCCGGAGGATCGCCACCGAGAAGCCGCCCCATTGCGTCGTCCACATACTCCCGGTAGCTCAGGATCGTTCCCAGCCCAGGCCGAGAGAACGAAGCCCGCAGGCGTTTCTCCGGGAACTCCGCAAAGCTCTGGTAGTAGCTATTGAAGAGCCAGGGGAAGTCCGGATCAAACACCCGGCAGCTCGGCAGGAACTCTTTCAGGACAAACGACTCAAAAAACCAGGCCGTGTGCGCCAAATGCCATTTCGCCGGAGAAGCCTCCGGGCAGGACTGCACCATCATGTCCTCCGGCGTCAGAGGCTCGCAAAGCTGCACGCTCCGCCGCCGCACCAGCCGGTATCGCTCGCGCAATCGCGGCGCACTCGAAATCAACGCTGCTTCCATGTCCACATCCTCTCAAAAGATGCTCTTGCTGCCTGGGCTCGCCGAACGGTCAATTCGGGATTCCTTTCAACGGCATTGTAGCTTTC
This portion of the Acidicapsa acidisoli genome encodes:
- the egtB gene encoding ergothioneine biosynthesis protein EgtB, giving the protein MEAALISSAPRLRERYRLVRRRSVQLCEPLTPEDMMVQSCPEASPAKWHLAHTAWFFESFVLKEFLPSCRVFDPDFPWLFNSYYQSFAEFPEKRLRASFSRPGLGTILSYREYVDDAMGRLLGGDPPEEALRRIELGLNHEEQHQELLLTDIKHALYTNPLQPAYLDEDLEEEDRNGTTVPLEFLSYDGGLVEVGQRENSGFGFDNERPRHRVWLEPFQLASRLITCGEFAEFIEDRGYERPELWLSAGWDAVQECSWQAPLYWRKSDGEWSIGTLRGNQRLHRLANTPVAHVSYFEADAYARWSGKRLATEEEWESVAENVPVIPDRGNLLESGRLGPAAAGAGFDDLPQSFPQQLWGDCWEWTASAYLGYPGFAPLEGSLGEYNGKFMSGQMVLRGGSCVTPAGHIRSSYRNFFPPETRWQFSGIRLASS